ACTTTGCTGAGCAATTGCTATGTAAAGATTATATGAAGAAATAAATATATAAGGATAAGAGTCGAATTCTATTCACAATTTAACTCACCAGTAAAATTCAAATAATGGAACCAAACTACTTTTTTACCTTTATCTAGGTTAATATCGTTTTTAAAATGTTAAAAGTATAATTATCTGAATTGAGCATCTTTTCACAAAATATACATTGGTAATTAACCCATATCTTGTAAGATACTATTGTTATAGAGAGATAATTTTACCGTTTCTAGATTTATAGAGAGGTGATGATCATGGCTTTTTGGAAAAGAGAGAAGAAGGGTCCTCCAGAAGAAAATCCTGAAGGTAAGAAAAAACCAGGCTTAATCCGTAGGCTTTGGCGGAAATTTAGAAGTATTGATTGGAAAAATCCAGTGAATCGCTGGAAGTTATTATTTGTTTCATTATTTATTGTCATTTTCGGATTAACCTTTGTTGGTGGAGCAATCGCATTTACCAATAGTCCAAGCTTCTGTAAGGCGTGTCATGAAATGGCGCCGGAACATGTTACCTTTGAAAAAAGTGCTCACAATCAAGTGACATGTGTCCAGTGTCATATTGCACCAGGGAATGTTGAAATGGTCTTACATAAGATTGGTTCTTTAAAAGAGGTATATTATCATATTACCGGTGTGCCAGATCCGATTGTCCAAACCGTGGCTGTATTGGATGAAAACTGCGAACAGTGCCATTCAAAGAACCGCTTAGTAACGGCAACTGGAGATCTTATCGTCAACCATGAAGGACATATCAAAGAAGGAATCCCTTGCGTTGTATGTCACAGTGGGGTGGCGCATGCAAAGGTTGTTGAACGTGGAATTAATGGTTCTGAATCGTATGACGCTTGGACGATGGAAAACTCTGATAAACTAATGGACCAAAAATATATGAGGCCGAATATGGGTTCTTGTATTGATTGCCACGACCAAGTGAATCAGGGTAAAAAACCATGGAAGGATTATTCTTACCGAGTGCCTGAAAATCCTCACGCTGAGGGACACAGTGATAAGACAAAGGGTAATGAAGCAGAGGCTGCGAAACTAAGCGCAGCAGAGGAAGAGCAAAAGAGCAAAGAGGCTACACAGGATATTATTCTTCAAGCTATCGGGAAGCAAAAGACAGATGTAAAACTCTCAATGGAATGTTTCACCTGTCACCAAGAAATTAATACACCACAAAACCATGATATTGCTGAATGGAATCAAAATCATGGTGGCTACGCCTTCCAAGAACTTGATAAATGTATGAATTGTCATCAAGATGAAAAATGGATTAAGCATTTCGGAAAACAAAATATTGATGAATTATTAAATACTAGTTCTGACAAAGAAAAATATACTGCAAATATGATTCAGGTTAAAGATCAATCCCGCCAGAATCATTTCTGTAGTACGTGTCACGCCAACCGTCCTCCAGGACATCTCGATAGTGACACTTGGTTAACCGCCCACGCACCAAAGGCACAAACAAACGAAGAAAAGGCAAACTGCTATGTTTGTCATGATCGAGAAAAGCCGGATGAAAATGCGACAGGAATTAAAGCGCCAACTGACGTTTACTGTCAATTCTGTCACCGTACTGGGTTTAAGGGTGAAAAACTTTAAAATATAATTCATAATATCCAAACTGCTTTAACTAAGGGGCACAACTAGAGATTCAGAGTTGTGCCCCTTTTTGTCATCTCAAAATCTCCTGAACGAACAAGGAGTTTGAGAAGGGGGGCTTTTGGAAATGAAAAAATTAAAATTTCCATTAAGCGTAATTATTGTTTTAGTGTTGATGCTGATAATTGTTGCCAAAGTGATGTCGCCTACCATCCTAGAAACCGTTAATCGAACTGAGACCACCTCACAAGTCAATGGACAGGATTTTTCAGACCGCGTTCACATTGAATTTCAAAACAACACCAACTCGTGTAGAAGCTGCCATGAACCTCTTACAACGGTTTCTAGCAACTATTTCTACCATAATGGGGTATATTCAACCTGTACGGCCTGTCATGACGGTTCCTTAGGAATCTATAATGTGTTTACTGGAAATGATTCTTCTGGTAGTTTCGGTGGCTCTTATTCTGGGAATATGTCGATTCACAATGTAAACTCAGCTCTTAAAAATGAAGCGGCTCCAGGCGGAAACCGCAAAAGTGAAGAAGATAACTGGACCGCTAATTTTTCATGTGGCAGCTGTCATAATCCCCACGGGTCCTACTCTGACCGTTTATTAATAAATAATCCAAATAATATGGGGAATGTAACCGCTGATAAGGGTGGGAAAAGATTGGTTGGGGTCCCGGTAGTAAAAACTTTTACGGGTGCTACAGCCAGTTACATTTTATTAAAAACTACCTTAATGAGCGATCCCTCTATATCCTATCCCAATGCTTCTGTGGGACCTGGAGTATGTTAAGACGGGATTAAACAAAGGAGATGTAGTTATTCAACTTTATAGGAAGAATGGCACAACCTATGTTGCTGAAAAAGATCCTTGGTTAACTGGATTTGACTGGGATCTAAAGTTAGGTAAATTATATTGGACCGCATTCTATGAATCCGCTGATTCCCCTCAATTGCTCCATGCCGATTTGCTAAAAGAAGGGGTCATTCTTGGAAATGGCTTTATTGCAGCTAAGGCAAATGATGCAGACGCAGTGTTTCCATCAAATATTTTAATTGCAAATATTTCACGTGCCTATGTAGTTAAGCTTGACGTTCAAACAAGTACAGATCCAAAATATTCAGCATTTCATGCTACAACAACAAATGTTTCAACACTTTGGTCCGCTAATGATGGTAGAGGAAAGTCGATGTCAGCATTTTGTTCTTCGTGCCACACTGATTATCTAGCCAAATCTGGTTCATTAACAGGAATATTTAGCCATGCGTACCGACATACAACCATTTCAGACCGATTTACGTGTGTACGCTGCCATTATGCTCATGGAACGGATGTTACATTAATGAAAGATGCACGGGGGAAACGGTTAACGAAATTATTACAGATCCAACTTACTTCCCGGATATAAAAATCAAATCCGTACGGGTTGCCTTGGCGAGAGATTATATGTTGGATAGAAATCCTTCATCTGCTCTAAAACGTTATACTAACATGTCAATATGTTGGGGTTGTCATCATGACAATACATTTTTCGTAAATACTAGTTACTACAAATCTGGTTCTGTTGCAGCGCAGCCATAGAAAGATGTATTTTAATTACTTTTTGGAAAAACCTCCACTTCGAATTGACTAAAACAATGTCCATGTTAAGAGGACACTATATTTATTTGTTTCTCCATTTTTATTTGAATACTATTTTCCTTTAAAAATATATTCAATGGTGTATTTCTTATTAGCACTGTAGAATGGCATTTTACATAGCGAGAAATTTCATAAAAAAGAGAGACAACAAACCGCTCTTTTGTGGTACTATTTTACTAAAATGTCTTTTTGGAGAGTACTAGCTTTGGTAAAATATGATTATAAGGGGGGATTGTTATGGCTTTTTGGATAAAAAAGGAGAATATTGAGCCAGATCAAAAACCCGTCGAATGGACTGAAAATCATGAGGAATATAAAAATAGCCGAGAAAAAAAGAAAAGCTTACATCACTGGAAGCTAATTGTTGCTGCGTTAACCGCATTTCTTGCTTTACTAGGTCTAATATATGGAGCAATTTCCTATACCTCCACTCCCCCTTTTTGTGCGACTTGTCATGAAATGGCAGCGGAGCATGTGACTTTTCAAGCAAGCGCTCACAATCAAATAAAATGTACTGAGTGTCATATTAAACCTGGAACAGCTAATTTAGTCATACATAAAGTAGAGTCACTAAAGGAAGTTTACTCCCATATTGTTGGACCGCCGGATACGATTATTCAAACCGTCGCTGTTTCAGACGAAAATTGTAAGCAGTGTCATTCGAAAAATCGCCTAATATCCGCAACCGGGGACCTAATCGTTAATCACGATGGCCACATCGAGGAGGGTATCCCATGTATTACCTGCCATAGCGGGGTTGCTCACGCTAAAGTGGTTGAAAGAGGTATTAACAGATCAAATACATATGATTACTGGACGACGGCAAACGCAAAAAAGCTAATAGATGAAGAATATGTCAGACCAAATATGGGAACATGTATTGATTGTCACGACCAAGTAAATCAAGGGAAGAAACCATGGAAGGATATTGCGTATAGCTTACCAGAAAATCCTGCAGAAAAAAAAGATAGTGATAGCATTTCTGCATTCAAGCCCACACCGGAAATGGAAGCGGGAGTCCTTGAACGTGACGTTCCGGAAAACACACAAAAAATAATCCTTCAGGCTCTCGGCCACCAAAAAGACGGTGTAAAGATTTCAATGGATTGTTTCGTCTGCCATCAAAAAATTAATACTCCTAAAAATCATGGTGAAGAAACATGGGGGAAACGCCATGGGTACTTTGCATTAAATGATTTGAATGAATGTTTAAAATGCCATCAGGACTCTAAATGGGTTAAAAAATTTAAGCAACAGGATATAAGAGAATTGCTTTCTGAAGATAAAGAACTGGAAAAAAGTGTTCAATATCCTATTTCAATAAAAGAGTTATCCCG
The DNA window shown above is from Bacillus sp. T3 and carries:
- a CDS encoding cytochrome c3 family protein, with translation MKKLKFPLSVIIVLVLMLIIVAKVMSPTILETVNRTETTSQVNGQDFSDRVHIEFQNNTNSCRSCHEPLTTVSSNYFYHNGVYSTCTACHDGSLGIYNVFTGNDSSGSFGGSYSGNMSIHNVNSALKNEAAPGGNRKSEEDNWTANFSCGSCHNPHGSYSDRLLINNPNNMGNVTADKGGKRLVGVPVVKTFTGATASYILLKTTLMSDPSISYPNASVGPGVC
- a CDS encoding cytochrome c3 family protein → MAFWIKKENIEPDQKPVEWTENHEEYKNSREKKKSLHHWKLIVAALTAFLALLGLIYGAISYTSTPPFCATCHEMAAEHVTFQASAHNQIKCTECHIKPGTANLVIHKVESLKEVYSHIVGPPDTIIQTVAVSDENCKQCHSKNRLISATGDLIVNHDGHIEEGIPCITCHSGVAHAKVVERGINRSNTYDYWTTANAKKLIDEEYVRPNMGTCIDCHDQVNQGKKPWKDIAYSLPENPAEKKDSDSISAFKPTPEMEAGVLERDVPENTQKIILQALGHQKDGVKISMDCFVCHQKINTPKNHGEETWGKRHGYFALNDLNECLKCHQDSKWVKKFKQQDIRELLSEDKELEKSVQYPISIKELSRKNDFCITCHSVSRPDDHLDRYTWLTDTHRMAGDSKEAREGCYVCHNFEKPEPSKGITAPSDVYCQFCHKNGFVGETIASVK
- a CDS encoding cytochrome c3 family protein, with amino-acid sequence MAFWKREKKGPPEENPEGKKKPGLIRRLWRKFRSIDWKNPVNRWKLLFVSLFIVIFGLTFVGGAIAFTNSPSFCKACHEMAPEHVTFEKSAHNQVTCVQCHIAPGNVEMVLHKIGSLKEVYYHITGVPDPIVQTVAVLDENCEQCHSKNRLVTATGDLIVNHEGHIKEGIPCVVCHSGVAHAKVVERGINGSESYDAWTMENSDKLMDQKYMRPNMGSCIDCHDQVNQGKKPWKDYSYRVPENPHAEGHSDKTKGNEAEAAKLSAAEEEQKSKEATQDIILQAIGKQKTDVKLSMECFTCHQEINTPQNHDIAEWNQNHGGYAFQELDKCMNCHQDEKWIKHFGKQNIDELLNTSSDKEKYTANMIQVKDQSRQNHFCSTCHANRPPGHLDSDTWLTAHAPKAQTNEEKANCYVCHDREKPDENATGIKAPTDVYCQFCHRTGFKGEKL